The DNA sequence GCTGCAGCGCCGGCAAATGCGGCGAAGCGTTCGACAAAGTCCCGCGACCAGATGTCGAGGCCGTTGGGCAGGCCATAATGCAGCAGGTCCCAGATCACCTGCATGCCGCTGGCTTCGGCCGCTGCCAGCATCGGGATGACTTCGGACCAGTCATAGCGACGCGGGCGCGCTTCGATCCGGTGCCACCGCAAACCGTCGCGGCACGCCATCATCCCGTGCGATTGCAGCAGCCTGTAATCCGCCAGCGCGTGTCGGTCATGGCCGGTCGATGCCTGGATATCGAGCCTGATCCCGTCCCGGCGTTTCTGGGATGCACATTCGAAGCCGCCCAGCAGATCACTGGCGAGCAGGCCGGTCGATCTCACGCGGCACTCGCGACCGCGTCGGAAACGGCGACGTCGTTGACCGGATCGCCGACGCCGCTGCGCGGCACCTGCGCTTCGATACGCTCGAACGTCGCGAGCGCCTGACCCGTCACCTGGTCCATATTGTAATAGCGATAGGTCGCCAGCCGCCCGACGAACCAGACATCCGGAGTCGCCTGCGCCAGCGCTTCATACTGTTTGTACAAGGCCGCGTTTTCGGGGCGCAGGATCGGATAATAGGGGTCGCCGTCGGCCGATGGATATTCATAGGTGATGGCAGTCTTCGGGTGGACCTGTCCGGTCATGTGCTTGTATTCGCTGACGCGGGTGTAATCCTCGGTCTGCGGATAGTTGACCGTGCCGGTCGGCAGCATCTGTTCGACGTCGTGCGTTTCATGCGCGAACTGCAGCGAGCGATACGGAAGCTTGCCATAGCGATGATCGAAATATTCGTCGATCGGGCCTGTGTAGATCACACGGCGATGCGGGACGAAATCACGGATGCTGCGATAATCGGTACTGGTCATGACCGAGATATTGGGGTGGGCAAGCATGCGCTCGAACATGCGGGTATAGCCGTCGCGCGGCATGAACTGGTGCGTGTCGGTAAAATAGCGGTCGTCGCGGTCGGTCCGCACCGGAACGCGCGCGGTGATCGACTTGTCGAGCTGCGACGGGTCAAGACCCCATTGCTTGCGCGTATAGCCCTGGAAGAATTTTTCGTAGAGTTCGCGACCGACGACCGACACGACAACGTCTTCGGACGTCTTGATGACTTCGACCGGTTCGGCGCGCGCCGCGAACCACGCAGGCAGTTCCTCGCTGGTCAGACTGAGCCCATAGAGGCGATTGACGGTGTCGAGGTTGATCGGGATCGGCACGAGCATGCCATCGACCGAGGCCAGCACGCGGTGTTCATAGGGGCGCCATTCGGTGAACTGCGACAGATGATCGAAGATGCGCTGGGCATTGGTGTGGAAGATGTGGGGACCATATTGGTGCACCAACAGGCCGTGCTCATTGTAGCGGTCGAAGGCGTTGCCACCGATATGGTTGCGGCGATCGACAACCAGGACGGTGTCGCCGCGCTGCGAGGCCAGCCGTTCGGCAAGCACCGAACCCGCAAAGCCCGCGCCAACGATCATCCAATC is a window from the Polymorphobacter fuscus genome containing:
- the glf gene encoding UDP-galactopyranose mutase; translation: MFDWMIVGAGFAGSVLAERLASQRGDTVLVVDRRNHIGGNAFDRYNEHGLLVHQYGPHIFHTNAQRIFDHLSQFTEWRPYEHRVLASVDGMLVPIPINLDTVNRLYGLSLTSEELPAWFAARAEPVEVIKTSEDVVVSVVGRELYEKFFQGYTRKQWGLDPSQLDKSITARVPVRTDRDDRYFTDTHQFMPRDGYTRMFERMLAHPNISVMTSTDYRSIRDFVPHRRVIYTGPIDEYFDHRYGKLPYRSLQFAHETHDVEQMLPTGTVNYPQTEDYTRVSEYKHMTGQVHPKTAITYEYPSADGDPYYPILRPENAALYKQYEALAQATPDVWFVGRLATYRYYNMDQVTGQALATFERIEAQVPRSGVGDPVNDVAVSDAVASAA